In one window of Thermodesulfobacteriota bacterium DNA:
- a CDS encoding class I SAM-dependent DNA methyltransferase, which yields MPKNKKTTDNQPLTTTQQLGSLIKSARDIMRKDKGLNGDLDRLPLFTWILFLKFLDDMEQLREQEALLSGEKYRPDIEKPYRWRDWAAPEDGFTGEDLIRFVNQDEAVRPDGKNGPGLLAYLRSLQSVNGHGRRDVIANVFRGVQNRMISGYLLRDVVNKVNGIHFNSSEEIHTLSSLYETMLREMRDAAGDSGEFYTPRPVVRFMVAISDPRLGETVLDPACGTGGFLVEAYSHLAAQCHSVKDRKILQEQSIYGQEAKSLPYMLCQMNLLLHGLEYPRIIYDNSLNVKIQEIGDRDRVDVILTNPPFGGEEETGIKSNFPGDLQTSETTLLFLQLHMRLLKRPEKNNGKPGRAAVIVPNGTLFGDGVCARIKEQLLKEFNLHTIVRLPGGVFAPYTGIPTNLLFFDRSGPTRDIWYYELPLPEGRKNYTKTKPMQFEEFSDCIAWFKQKRREENDHAWRIAAKDVLKYDDNGNLVSCNLDLKNPTGADALEHLPPEQLAADILEKERRIIEIMEEIAAELGRGKNG from the coding sequence ATGCCGAAAAACAAAAAAACGACCGACAACCAGCCCCTGACCACAACTCAGCAACTGGGGTCGCTCATCAAATCCGCCCGGGACATCATGCGCAAGGACAAGGGCTTAAACGGCGACCTGGACCGCCTGCCCCTGTTCACCTGGATACTGTTTCTCAAATTCTTAGACGACATGGAGCAGCTCCGGGAACAGGAAGCCCTGCTGTCCGGCGAAAAATACCGGCCGGACATCGAAAAGCCCTATCGCTGGCGGGACTGGGCCGCGCCTGAGGACGGCTTTACCGGCGAAGACCTGATCCGGTTTGTCAACCAGGACGAGGCCGTGCGGCCGGACGGGAAAAATGGCCCGGGCCTGCTGGCTTACCTGCGGTCCCTCCAGTCGGTCAACGGACACGGCCGCCGGGATGTCATCGCCAATGTGTTCCGGGGCGTTCAGAACCGCATGATCAGCGGCTACCTGCTGCGCGACGTGGTCAACAAGGTCAACGGCATCCATTTTAACTCCTCCGAGGAAATTCACACCTTAAGCAGCCTGTACGAAACCATGCTGCGGGAAATGCGCGACGCCGCCGGCGACAGCGGCGAGTTTTACACCCCCCGGCCGGTGGTTCGGTTCATGGTGGCGATCAGCGATCCGCGTCTCGGCGAAACGGTCCTGGACCCGGCCTGCGGCACCGGCGGCTTTCTGGTCGAAGCCTATAGTCATCTGGCCGCCCAGTGTCACAGCGTCAAAGACCGTAAAATCCTTCAGGAGCAATCCATTTACGGCCAGGAGGCCAAATCCCTGCCCTACATGCTGTGCCAGATGAACCTGCTGCTGCACGGGCTGGAATACCCCCGCATCATTTATGACAACTCCCTGAACGTCAAAATCCAGGAGATCGGGGACCGGGACCGGGTGGACGTCATCCTGACCAATCCGCCCTTTGGCGGTGAAGAAGAAACCGGCATCAAGTCCAACTTTCCCGGGGATCTGCAAACTTCCGAAACCACGCTCCTGTTTCTCCAGCTCCACATGCGCCTGCTCAAACGCCCGGAAAAGAACAACGGCAAACCCGGCCGGGCGGCCGTAATCGTGCCCAACGGCACTCTGTTCGGCGACGGCGTCTGCGCCCGCATCAAGGAACAGTTGTTGAAAGAATTTAACCTCCATACCATCGTGCGCCTGCCCGGCGGGGTGTTCGCGCCCTACACCGGCATCCCCACCAACCTGCTTTTTTTCGACCGCTCCGGACCGACCAGGGACATCTGGTATTATGAACTCCCCCTGCCCGAAGGCCGGAAGAATTATACCAAGACCAAACCCATGCAGTTTGAAGAATTTTCCGACTGCATCGCCTGGTTCAAACAAAAGCGCCGGGAGGAAAACGACCACGCCTGGCGCATCGCGGCCAAAGATGTCTTAAAGTACGACGACAACGGCAACCTGGTCTCCTGCAACCTGGACCTGAAAAACCCCACCGGCGCCGATGCCCTGGAACACCTGCCCCCGGAACAACTCGCGGCCGACATCCTGGAAAAGGAACGGCGGATTATTGAGATCATGGAAGAGATTGCGGCGGAACTGGGGAGAGGGAAGAATGGCTGA
- a CDS encoding restriction endonuclease subunit S, which yields MADNPWGRVRLGDVLTQVCRATPVDPTIEYSLLGAHWYAKGLYVKEVKSGAKIQASKLYRVKCGDFVYNRLFAWKGSFAIATEDNDGCFVSNEFPCFSVNPDRVDAQFLWHYFSRQSSWNEALGLSYGATPTSRNRLKEKHFLSLEIPLPPLSEQRRIVAKIERLAARVEEAKKLRSETTTKVASLRGAIVEKICFDQKFKMVSFGDVLQSASNGIYKPPEFWGTGIPCVRMYNIDGPEMNTQNIQFLNVTAEEIEKFGCSEGDLIFNRVNSAELVGKTGLVSSEFPKCTYESKNMRLKVDRSKVIPAFAALVLNSNPVKRYYRGELKQQCGMATLNQQHVKSIPFPLPDKSQQEKIMLEFRRFQSKIEQIQPHQSKTATELDAMLPSILDRAFRGEL from the coding sequence ATGGCTGATAATCCGTGGGGAAGAGTCCGTTTGGGCGATGTTTTAACGCAGGTATGCAGGGCAACACCGGTCGACCCCACAATTGAGTATTCCCTTTTAGGAGCGCACTGGTACGCCAAAGGCCTTTATGTCAAAGAGGTAAAATCGGGAGCAAAAATTCAGGCATCGAAACTTTACCGCGTAAAATGCGGGGACTTTGTCTACAATCGGTTATTCGCCTGGAAGGGATCCTTTGCGATTGCCACAGAGGATAATGACGGATGTTTTGTTTCAAATGAGTTTCCCTGTTTCAGCGTCAATCCAGATAGAGTTGATGCCCAGTTCCTCTGGCATTATTTCAGCCGCCAGTCATCTTGGAACGAGGCCCTCGGCTTGAGTTATGGCGCCACGCCGACAAGTAGAAACCGTTTAAAAGAAAAACATTTTTTGTCACTTGAAATCCCCCTTCCCCCTCTATCCGAACAGCGCCGCATCGTGGCAAAAATCGAACGCCTGGCTGCCAGGGTTGAAGAGGCGAAAAAATTACGTTCAGAAACAACTACAAAAGTAGCCTCACTGCGGGGTGCTATAGTCGAAAAGATCTGCTTTGATCAGAAATTTAAAATGGTCAGTTTTGGTGATGTGCTCCAATCGGCCTCCAATGGAATCTATAAACCGCCTGAGTTTTGGGGGACTGGAATTCCTTGTGTGAGGATGTACAACATTGACGGCCCGGAAATGAACACCCAAAATATTCAGTTTCTGAATGTTACAGCCGAAGAGATTGAAAAATTCGGTTGTTCCGAAGGGGATTTGATTTTTAATCGCGTCAATAGCGCCGAACTGGTTGGTAAGACGGGACTTGTTTCTTCTGAATTTCCGAAATGTACATATGAAAGCAAGAACATGAGGTTGAAGGTTGACAGGTCAAAAGTTATTCCAGCGTTCGCCGCATTGGTTTTAAATTCAAATCCGGTGAAGCGTTACTATAGAGGCGAATTGAAACAACAGTGCGGAATGGCTACTTTAAATCAACAACATGTTAAAAGCATCCCTTTCCCATTACCTGACAAAAGTCAGCAGGAAAAAATCATGTTAGAATTTCGGAGATTCCAAAGTAAAATCGAGCAAATTCAGCCCCACCAATCCAAAACAGCCACTGAACTCGACGCCATGCTCCCCAGCATCCTTGACCGGGCTTTCAGGGGTGAATTGTGA
- the hsdR gene encoding EcoAI/FtnUII family type I restriction enzme subunit R — protein MTGHPGALTEADTCRKFVLPQLISSGWDTEPHSFTEQRTFTDGRIIVSGNQIRRGPQKRADYLLRFTRDFPIAVVEAKANYKSAGDGLQQAKEYARILGLNFAYATNGREIIEVDFLTGREERLSAFPSPADLWNRLRGSQNLDEDRAEQFLSPSYLEADRRPRYYQEIAINRAMQAILQNKKRILLTMATGTGKTLVAFQICWKLWSARWNRSGEYRRPKILYLADRTVLVDDPKDKTFTPFGEARHKIENGEVVKSREMYFALYQSLARDERRPGLYREFGPDFFDLIIVDECHRGSADDESNWREILEYFEPAYQLGMTATPLREDNRDTYKYFGNPIYTYSLRDGIADGFLAPYRVHRIVTTVDAAGWRPTKGELDRYGREIPDEEYHTKDFERLVALRVRTEAIAAHLTGFLKKSGDRFGKTLVFCVDQEHADEMRRALNNLNADLAAENPDYVCRVTSDEGAIGKGHLSRFQELEKLTPAILTTSKLLTTGVDAPMIKNVALVRVVGSMTEFKQIIGRGTRVRDDYGKYYFNILDYTGAATRHFADPDFDGEPSLVTEETIDEQGNTTAETIVQPEETPEAQYTATDIIGDPKISEPTGQSGPRKYYVDNGSVEIAAQLVYELDSDGKQLRVVKYTDYTADKVRTLYATAAELRRHWADPVDRKEIIARLAERGIEFDELMRQTNRPEADPFDLLCHVAFNAPLRTRRERADRLRKDRKDFFDKYAPEARAVLEDLLDKYTEYGIAEFTLPDVLKGPPISDHGNVGEIIGIFGGPDILRQAVNELQQELYAA, from the coding sequence ATGACCGGGCATCCGGGCGCGCTGACCGAAGCCGATACCTGTCGCAAGTTTGTTCTGCCGCAACTCATCTCGTCCGGATGGGACACGGAGCCCCACTCCTTTACGGAACAGCGCACCTTCACCGACGGCCGCATCATTGTTTCCGGAAATCAAATACGGCGCGGTCCGCAGAAACGGGCCGACTACCTGCTGCGCTTTACCCGCGATTTTCCCATCGCCGTGGTCGAAGCCAAGGCCAACTACAAATCAGCCGGCGACGGCCTTCAACAAGCCAAGGAATACGCCCGCATTCTGGGGCTCAATTTCGCTTACGCCACCAACGGCAGAGAAATCATCGAAGTTGATTTTCTGACCGGCCGGGAGGAACGGTTAAGCGCCTTCCCCAGCCCGGCCGACCTGTGGAACCGGTTGCGCGGCAGCCAGAATCTGGACGAAGACAGGGCCGAACAGTTCCTTTCACCTTCGTACCTGGAAGCCGATCGCCGCCCCCGCTATTATCAGGAAATCGCCATCAACCGCGCCATGCAGGCGATCCTCCAAAATAAAAAACGCATCCTGCTGACCATGGCCACCGGCACCGGCAAAACCCTGGTTGCCTTTCAGATCTGCTGGAAACTCTGGTCCGCCCGCTGGAACCGGAGCGGAGAATACCGGCGGCCCAAAATCCTTTACCTGGCCGACAGAACCGTTCTGGTCGATGACCCCAAGGACAAGACCTTCACCCCCTTTGGCGAGGCCCGCCATAAAATCGAAAACGGCGAAGTCGTCAAAAGCCGGGAAATGTACTTCGCGCTGTATCAGTCCCTGGCCCGGGACGAACGCCGACCCGGCCTGTATCGCGAGTTCGGCCCTGATTTTTTCGATCTGATCATCGTGGACGAATGCCACCGCGGCAGTGCCGATGACGAAAGCAACTGGCGCGAAATCCTGGAATATTTTGAGCCGGCCTACCAGTTGGGCATGACGGCCACGCCCCTGCGGGAGGACAACCGCGATACCTATAAATATTTCGGCAACCCGATTTACACCTATAGCCTGCGGGACGGCATCGCCGACGGATTCCTGGCGCCTTACCGGGTCCACCGCATCGTTACCACGGTCGACGCCGCCGGCTGGCGACCCACCAAAGGCGAGTTGGACCGCTACGGCCGCGAAATTCCCGACGAGGAATACCACACCAAGGATTTTGAACGCCTCGTGGCCCTGCGCGTGCGCACGGAAGCCATTGCCGCGCACCTGACCGGATTTTTGAAAAAATCCGGCGACCGTTTCGGCAAAACACTGGTCTTCTGCGTCGATCAGGAACACGCCGATGAGATGCGCCGCGCGCTGAACAACCTGAACGCGGACCTGGCCGCGGAAAACCCCGACTATGTCTGCCGGGTGACCTCCGATGAAGGCGCCATCGGCAAGGGGCACTTGAGTCGTTTCCAGGAACTGGAGAAGCTGACGCCGGCCATCCTGACCACCTCCAAACTGCTGACCACCGGCGTGGACGCGCCCATGATCAAAAACGTGGCCCTGGTCCGGGTGGTCGGGTCCATGACCGAATTTAAGCAGATCATCGGCCGCGGCACCCGGGTCCGGGACGATTACGGCAAATATTATTTCAACATCCTCGACTACACCGGCGCCGCCACCCGACACTTCGCGGACCCCGACTTTGACGGCGAACCCTCTCTGGTGACCGAAGAAACCATCGACGAACAGGGAAACACCACGGCCGAAACAATCGTGCAGCCCGAAGAAACCCCGGAAGCGCAATACACGGCCACGGACATCATCGGCGATCCCAAAATCTCGGAACCCACCGGTCAATCAGGCCCCAGAAAGTACTACGTGGACAACGGCTCCGTGGAAATCGCGGCCCAGCTTGTTTATGAACTCGATAGCGACGGCAAACAACTGCGGGTGGTCAAATACACGGATTATACCGCCGATAAGGTCAGAACCCTGTATGCCACGGCCGCGGAGCTGCGGCGTCACTGGGCCGATCCCGTGGACAGAAAGGAGATCATCGCCCGGCTGGCGGAAAGGGGCATCGAATTTGACGAACTGATGCGCCAGACCAACCGGCCCGAAGCAGACCCTTTTGACCTGCTCTGCCACGTGGCCTTTAACGCGCCCCTGCGCACCAGAAGGGAACGGGCCGACCGGCTGCGCAAGGACCGCAAGGATTTTTTTGACAAATACGCCCCCGAAGCCCGGGCCGTGCTGGAAGACCTGCTCGACAAATACACCGAATACGGCATTGCCGAGTTCACCCTGCCCGATGTCTTAAAAGGGCCGCCCATTTCCGACCACGGCAATGTCGGAGAAATCATCGGGATCTTCGGCGGGCCGGACATCCTGCGCCAGGCCGTCAACGAACTGCAACAGGAACTGTACGCGGCGTAA